CGGCAACTATCGGCGGATTTGGCAGCAGGTTTGGACACTGGTGCAGGAGCCAATTCGGGAGCCAATCTAGAAGCCAATTCAGGAGCCAACGGGGATTTCAATCAAGGGGCGATCGAGGTGGTGCTTTGCGAGGATGACTATGCCGCTTGGTTGCCCCTGGCCGCTTTGGCTCACCTGGCCCCGGCCATTGGCCCCTATCGGGCCCCGATCGTGTCGCGATCGGCCATTGTCGATCGAATTCCCCAGGCGATCGCCTTTGCCCAAGCGGCCATGGCCGTTCCCCATTGCTATCTTTGGGGCGGCACGATCGCCCCTGATTATGACTGCTCTGGCCTCATTCAAGCGGCCTTTATGAGTGTGGGCGTTTGGTTGCCGCGCAATTCATATCAACAACAGGAATTCACCGAACCGGTTGAACTAGAAAACCTGCAACCCGGCGACTTGCTTTTTTTTGGAATGCCCACCAAAACCAACCATGTGGCGCTGTATTTAGGCAAAACCATCGGACAACATTGCTATCTTCACAGTTCCGGCTATGAACAGGGGCGGGGAAGAATTGCCGTTGATTTTTTGTCTGATCAAGGCGATCGGGTGGCCCAAGCTTATTTTTCCCAATACAAAGGAGCCGGTCGCATCCACAGCAGCTATCAACCCAGCCTCAAGGGCTAATTCACGGTTCATTCACCGATCTGCTTTGGCGCTTTGATGGCCCTCAAGCGAACAATTAGACTTCAAATTAATGATGAAACTGGCCGTAAAAGTCAAACCCAACAGCAAACAACAGAAAATTGTTGAAGAAGCCGATGGGGGGCTAACCATTTTCTTAAAATCTCCCCCGATCGATGGCAAGGCTAATCGCGAGTTAATTCAACTCCTCGCGACCCACTTAGGCGTTAGCAAATCAGCAATCACGATCAAAGTTGGCCAAGCGGGTCGCCAGAAAATCATTGAAGTTGCAGACTAGCGAGCAAAGTCCAAGGCGGGCGAGGCGAGAAAATGAGGGATCCCTTGAAAGCAATCCCATAAAATTGAATCAGCATCGATCGCCCCAACGACAAGCGCTAGGGCCCTCAGGATTGGGATAGGATAAGCGCGATCGCCCCTCTTGCTCCACATCGATACCATGATTGATTCATGGTCGATCCCCGACATTGGCATCCGATCGAGCCTTGAGGTCGAGCCTTGAGGTCGAGCCTTGAGGTTGAGCCTTGAGATCGAGCATTGGTTTAGATCACTTAGACCGTCAGACCGCCCCTCCAATTCCCCATGTCGCTCCAGCTTTACAACACCCTCACCCGTCGCAAAGAACCCTTCGAGCCGATCGAGCCGGGTCGGGTGCGGATGTATTGCTGTGGCGTAACAGTCTATGACCACTGCCATTTGGGCCATGCCCGGTCATACATCGTTTGGGACACCCTGCGGCGCTT
The DNA window shown above is from Limnothrix sp. FACHB-406 and carries:
- a CDS encoding C40 family peptidase, translating into MPTVFGVNPTILAYAWGDRPCLHRRPSMTSIALDRVLADLGQPIPDRPEYRCTEPLDLFTRPDGEELSTQVAPGRQLWFRQLSADLAAGLDTGAGANSGANLEANSGANGDFNQGAIEVVLCEDDYAAWLPLAALAHLAPAIGPYRAPIVSRSAIVDRIPQAIAFAQAAMAVPHCYLWGGTIAPDYDCSGLIQAAFMSVGVWLPRNSYQQQEFTEPVELENLQPGDLLFFGMPTKTNHVALYLGKTIGQHCYLHSSGYEQGRGRIAVDFLSDQGDRVAQAYFSQYKGAGRIHSSYQPSLKG
- a CDS encoding DUF167 domain-containing protein; this encodes MKLAVKVKPNSKQQKIVEEADGGLTIFLKSPPIDGKANRELIQLLATHLGVSKSAITIKVGQAGRQKIIEVAD